From Halococcus agarilyticus, the proteins below share one genomic window:
- a CDS encoding IclR family transcriptional regulator: MVDDNESKTLNTTAMSIEILELLEEIDGGRVTEIAELMEAPKSTIHGHLATLKSTEFVIKRGDIYYLGPELLRLGNEVRTRKKAFVLAREFTEKMFEQVGFRSNFSVEMGGKAVFIHSASGNKMGWAHERMGNRLYLHSTAVGKSILSKLPRRRVEQILDRWGLPAETNQTITNRADLFAELEEIRDRGYAVNHEENIEDLHAVGVAATEQSGDVIGGFSITGPKHSFAGSERERQLAEVLTELVSEYELELSLV, encoded by the coding sequence ATGGTAGACGACAATGAGTCAAAAACCCTAAACACGACCGCGATGTCGATCGAGATACTCGAACTGCTTGAAGAAATCGACGGCGGACGGGTCACCGAGATCGCGGAGTTGATGGAGGCCCCGAAGAGCACGATTCACGGCCACCTAGCGACGCTGAAGTCGACGGAGTTCGTAATAAAGCGGGGCGACATTTACTATCTTGGGCCGGAGTTGCTTCGGCTGGGCAACGAGGTCCGCACCCGCAAAAAGGCGTTCGTGCTGGCACGCGAGTTCACGGAGAAGATGTTCGAACAGGTCGGATTCCGGTCGAACTTCTCTGTAGAGATGGGGGGGAAAGCCGTGTTCATCCACTCAGCGTCGGGCAACAAGATGGGATGGGCACACGAGCGCATGGGAAACCGGCTGTACCTACACAGCACGGCGGTCGGGAAATCGATACTGTCGAAACTGCCCCGACGGCGCGTTGAGCAGATCCTCGACAGGTGGGGATTGCCCGCCGAGACGAACCAGACGATCACGAACCGAGCGGATCTGTTCGCGGAACTTGAGGAGATACGCGACCGGGGATATGCCGTCAACCACGAGGAGAACATTGAGGATCTCCACGCGGTCGGCGTGGCGGCGACCGAACAGTCCGGCGACGTCATCGGTGGGTTCAGCATCACCGGCCCGAAACACTCCTTTGCCGGCTCCGAGCGGGAACGGCAGCTCGCGGAGGTGCTCACCGAACTGGTAAGCGAGTACGAACTGGAACTATCCCTCGTTTGA